In one Candidatus Aegiribacteria sp. genomic region, the following are encoded:
- a CDS encoding glycosyltransferase family 2 protein, translating into MNKNITVVIVTWNSSALLPKLAETLNELKPICDVVVSDNSSTDKTCEVLKETLPWVTVLKNRENGGFGYGNNRALEICETPFVLFLNTDARISVSSLEALLEILERNKSAAAVQPLIRLWGWPLVTLSAGTSMTEFARGYDYDFMHFQPSPRCEIIEVPAVTAAVSLFRKEALQEAGGFDERIFMYFEDTDLCLRLRERGYKFLLAQSVEAEHIMGGSSSRGIAEKWELESSAYLARKYLGGEKCHLPQHWKNMEWKTRISLMLNRKHWFWRIPAVHKAEKLAVRHIELPDSVLQDIIAPRPLRMPFKRTADNDRSYMGNDVISGPGWLDGRIDNGFGCMQVPAGAGSLIFMASSSNISGSLALWSQNGVITRKFLRIAERTGFTAVIDEGITHLYLVPDRRKQRIEIDNVNYTS; encoded by the coding sequence TTGAATAAGAATATCACGGTTGTTATCGTTACATGGAATTCCTCAGCACTGCTGCCGAAACTCGCCGAGACACTGAATGAACTTAAACCGATATGTGATGTTGTGGTTTCAGATAACTCATCAACGGACAAAACTTGTGAAGTTCTGAAAGAAACACTCCCATGGGTTACAGTTCTGAAAAATCGGGAAAATGGGGGGTTCGGGTACGGCAACAACAGAGCACTTGAAATATGTGAAACTCCCTTTGTTCTATTCCTTAATACAGATGCCAGGATATCTGTTTCCTCCCTTGAAGCTCTTCTTGAAATACTTGAAAGGAATAAGTCTGCAGCAGCCGTACAGCCGCTTATAAGGCTGTGGGGCTGGCCTCTGGTTACGCTCAGCGCGGGAACTTCCATGACTGAATTCGCCAGAGGGTATGATTATGATTTCATGCATTTTCAGCCATCTCCTCGCTGTGAAATTATTGAAGTTCCAGCTGTAACTGCTGCTGTATCTCTTTTCAGAAAAGAAGCTCTTCAGGAAGCAGGCGGTTTTGATGAACGAATATTTATGTATTTTGAAGACACCGATCTGTGTTTGAGACTCAGAGAAAGAGGCTATAAATTTCTTCTTGCGCAGTCTGTTGAAGCTGAACACATTATGGGAGGTTCCAGCAGCAGAGGAATTGCCGAAAAATGGGAACTTGAATCTTCAGCATATCTCGCAAGGAAGTATCTGGGTGGTGAAAAGTGTCATCTTCCTCAACACTGGAAGAATATGGAATGGAAAACAAGAATATCCCTTATGCTTAACCGGAAGCACTGGTTCTGGCGAATTCCTGCAGTACATAAGGCCGAGAAGCTTGCAGTAAGACACATAGAACTGCCTGATTCTGTTCTACAGGACATAATCGCCCCGAGACCTTTGCGTATGCCGTTTAAACGCACTGCTGATAATGACCGCAGCTATATGGGGAACGATGTGATCTCCGGTCCGGGGTGGCTTGACGGGCGAATTGACAACGGTTTCGGATGCATGCAGGTACCTGCAGGAGCTGGTTCTCTCATATTCATGGCTTCCTCCTCTAATATTTCAGGTTCGCTTGCGCTCTGGTCCCAAAATGGTGTCATTACTCGCAAATTTCTGCGTATTGCTGAAAGAACTGGTTTCACAGCGGTTATTGATGAAGGAATAACTCACCTGTATCTTGTTCCCGACAGAAGGAAACAGAGGATAGAAATAGATAATGTCAATTATACGTCCTGA